The Patagioenas fasciata isolate bPatFas1 chromosome 3, bPatFas1.hap1, whole genome shotgun sequence genome contains a region encoding:
- the LOC139827662 gene encoding uncharacterized protein isoform X1, which produces MSPVHHKRGPYLSGFWGGSGVTSTAREPVSKRASEMGKCVENTSEMERKAKAQRPQRRFRRCVRNMGDWQLILLIFIFFLTVWVLCNILLPRIITSLGSMGVSIYMARWASNIKAKGTCVRKRLKSSRGTDPMGKQPRPRAAPGKTAAPGQGSPSQPEPCESKEVSAESSRSGQCIPQQGESWRSSCNGEAASARELPQETENKAPGGRSRADSSSELPRNQHSIGNMEELSRSLMESLDMTKVCHDLMEEPKATSQKSATPALRKSKSREYLVCLQCRRCVTSSCPHCSEPQEQQDLPMLVVFLHGYYLVVAKGQVVEMKLELKFELVIGGKPVYTWEKDQLLGQRSHADRDEPISLSGSKSSKAPYAVLRTPQGQMGLDGQDIRASPEQQPCTKRGGAGSTDLQPAGQGGSLPSTVSTRSSRPGDSETSQVSCPILSAQGTPEGQTGLAKKDTRAAPDLQPAGQGEPLPNTLPTYLWPARAQPPTPVALERLRRAALEPLPAVGFKGLEPGFSRQQRIRYSWANVKRRLRAALKYFCIAGNSEPTDAMEWEQMVRLDLQRRADALLHITEVVV; this is translated from the exons atgtcaccggTGCATCACAAACGTGGCCCCTATTTAAGTGGGTTTTGGGGAGGCTCAGGTGTCACTTCGACTGCACGCGAGCCAGTGAGCAAGCGAGCAAGCGAGATGGGCAAGTGTGTGGAAAACACATCAgagatggaaagaaaagcaaaggcgcAG AGACCCCAGAGGAGATTCAGGCGCTGCGTCAGGAACATGGGGGATTGGCAGCTGATCCTGCTGATCTTCATCTTCTTCCTGACTGTCTGGGTCCTCTGCAACATCCTGCTGCCCCGCATCATCACCTCGCTGGGCAGCATGGGTGTGAGCATCTACATGGCCCGTTGGGCCAGCAACATCAAGGCCAAG GGCACGTGTGTGAGGAAGAGACTTAAGAGCAGCAGAGGGACGGACCCCATGGGGAAGCAGCCCCGTCCCAGAGCTGCCCCGGGCAAGACTGCGGCTCCCGGCCAAGGGAGCCCATCGCAGCCAGAGCCCTGTGAAAGCAAGGAGGTGTCTGCAGAGAGCTCCAGGTCTGG CCAGTGCATTCCCCAGCAAGGAGAATCGTGGAGAAGCAGCTGCAATGGGGAAGCAGCCTCTGCAAGGGAGCTCCCCCAGGAGACAGAAAACAAGGCTCCAGGTGGACGTTCCCGTGCTGACAGCAGCTCCGAGCTCCCCAGGAACCAGCACTCCATCGGTAACATGGAAGAGCTCAGCAGATCCCTGATGGAGTCCCTGGACATGACCAAAGTCTGCCACGACCTGATGGAGGAGCCAAAGGCAACATCTCAGAAGAGCGCGACTCCAGCCTTGCGCAAATCCAAGAGCAGAGAATATCTGGTCTGCCTGCAGTGCCGTCGGTGCGTCACCAGCAGCTGCCCGCACTGCAGCGagccccaggaacaacaggacctGCCCATGCTGGTCGTCTTCCTCCACGGGTACTACCTGGTGGTGGCCAAGGGccaagtggtggagatgaagctggAACTGAAATTTGAGCTGGTCATCGGTGGGAAGCCAGTCTACACGTGGGAGAAAGACCAGCTGCTCGGCCAAAGGAGCCACGCGGACCGCGACGAGCCCATAAGCCTTTCGGGCAGCAAAAGCTCAAAAGCCCCGTACGCTGTCctcaggacaccacagggacagatgggactggATGGGCAGGACATCAGGGCTTCTCCTGAGCAGCAGCCTTGCACAAAACGCGGCGGTGCCGGCAGCACAGACCTGCAGCCGGCTGGCCAGGGGGGGTCTCTCCCCAGCACGGTCTCCACGCGGTCCAGTAGGCCTGGGGACAGTGAGACCTCGCAGGTGTCGTGTCCCATCCTCAGCGCCCAGGGGACACCAGAGGGACAGACAGGACTGGCCAAGAAGGACACAAGGGCTGCGCCAGACCTGCAGCCGGCTGGGCAGGGGGAGCCTCTCCCCAACACGTTGCCCACGTATCTCTGGCCCGCAAGGGCACAGCCCCCTACCCCTGTGGCCCTGGAGCGCCTGCGCAGGGCTGCGCTGGAGCCGCTGCCAGCAGTGGGGTTCAAGGGCTTGGAGCCGGGCTTCAGTCGGCAGCAGCGCATCCGGTACTCCTGGGCCAAcgtgaaaaggagactgagggctgcacTGAAGTATTTCTGCATCGCTGGGAACTCGGAACCCACAGACGCCATGGAGTGGGAGCAGATGGTGCGACTGGATCTCCAGCGCAGGGCTGACGCTCTTCTGCACATCACAGAGGTGGTGGTGTAG
- the LOC139827662 gene encoding uncharacterized protein isoform X2, translated as MGDWQLILLIFIFFLTVWVLCNILLPRIITSLGSMGVSIYMARWASNIKAKGTCVRKRLKSSRGTDPMGKQPRPRAAPGKTAAPGQGSPSQPEPCESKEVSAESSRSGQCIPQQGESWRSSCNGEAASARELPQETENKAPGGRSRADSSSELPRNQHSIGNMEELSRSLMESLDMTKVCHDLMEEPKATSQKSATPALRKSKSREYLVCLQCRRCVTSSCPHCSEPQEQQDLPMLVVFLHGYYLVVAKGQVVEMKLELKFELVIGGKPVYTWEKDQLLGQRSHADRDEPISLSGSKSSKAPYAVLRTPQGQMGLDGQDIRASPEQQPCTKRGGAGSTDLQPAGQGGSLPSTVSTRSSRPGDSETSQVSCPILSAQGTPEGQTGLAKKDTRAAPDLQPAGQGEPLPNTLPTYLWPARAQPPTPVALERLRRAALEPLPAVGFKGLEPGFSRQQRIRYSWANVKRRLRAALKYFCIAGNSEPTDAMEWEQMVRLDLQRRADALLHITEVVV; from the exons ATGGGGGATTGGCAGCTGATCCTGCTGATCTTCATCTTCTTCCTGACTGTCTGGGTCCTCTGCAACATCCTGCTGCCCCGCATCATCACCTCGCTGGGCAGCATGGGTGTGAGCATCTACATGGCCCGTTGGGCCAGCAACATCAAGGCCAAG GGCACGTGTGTGAGGAAGAGACTTAAGAGCAGCAGAGGGACGGACCCCATGGGGAAGCAGCCCCGTCCCAGAGCTGCCCCGGGCAAGACTGCGGCTCCCGGCCAAGGGAGCCCATCGCAGCCAGAGCCCTGTGAAAGCAAGGAGGTGTCTGCAGAGAGCTCCAGGTCTGG CCAGTGCATTCCCCAGCAAGGAGAATCGTGGAGAAGCAGCTGCAATGGGGAAGCAGCCTCTGCAAGGGAGCTCCCCCAGGAGACAGAAAACAAGGCTCCAGGTGGACGTTCCCGTGCTGACAGCAGCTCCGAGCTCCCCAGGAACCAGCACTCCATCGGTAACATGGAAGAGCTCAGCAGATCCCTGATGGAGTCCCTGGACATGACCAAAGTCTGCCACGACCTGATGGAGGAGCCAAAGGCAACATCTCAGAAGAGCGCGACTCCAGCCTTGCGCAAATCCAAGAGCAGAGAATATCTGGTCTGCCTGCAGTGCCGTCGGTGCGTCACCAGCAGCTGCCCGCACTGCAGCGagccccaggaacaacaggacctGCCCATGCTGGTCGTCTTCCTCCACGGGTACTACCTGGTGGTGGCCAAGGGccaagtggtggagatgaagctggAACTGAAATTTGAGCTGGTCATCGGTGGGAAGCCAGTCTACACGTGGGAGAAAGACCAGCTGCTCGGCCAAAGGAGCCACGCGGACCGCGACGAGCCCATAAGCCTTTCGGGCAGCAAAAGCTCAAAAGCCCCGTACGCTGTCctcaggacaccacagggacagatgggactggATGGGCAGGACATCAGGGCTTCTCCTGAGCAGCAGCCTTGCACAAAACGCGGCGGTGCCGGCAGCACAGACCTGCAGCCGGCTGGCCAGGGGGGGTCTCTCCCCAGCACGGTCTCCACGCGGTCCAGTAGGCCTGGGGACAGTGAGACCTCGCAGGTGTCGTGTCCCATCCTCAGCGCCCAGGGGACACCAGAGGGACAGACAGGACTGGCCAAGAAGGACACAAGGGCTGCGCCAGACCTGCAGCCGGCTGGGCAGGGGGAGCCTCTCCCCAACACGTTGCCCACGTATCTCTGGCCCGCAAGGGCACAGCCCCCTACCCCTGTGGCCCTGGAGCGCCTGCGCAGGGCTGCGCTGGAGCCGCTGCCAGCAGTGGGGTTCAAGGGCTTGGAGCCGGGCTTCAGTCGGCAGCAGCGCATCCGGTACTCCTGGGCCAAcgtgaaaaggagactgagggctgcacTGAAGTATTTCTGCATCGCTGGGAACTCGGAACCCACAGACGCCATGGAGTGGGAGCAGATGGTGCGACTGGATCTCCAGCGCAGGGCTGACGCTCTTCTGCACATCACAGAGGTGGTGGTGTAG